One Streptomyces lincolnensis genomic region harbors:
- a CDS encoding serine/threonine protein kinase, which yields METIIVQPPGLARPEAVGAGRPQLLHMGPGDVADFGRGLPGGGVSIVLPDPGISRRAGRLEAAEDYWRLSNFSRDAAYVVENLEGAGEYLTVAPGRLGAPVPFEFSRVVLPALSGTAEFKVFAPQHAYLDERSAPGAGEQTVHPYALDATAKYFLVLVALCEPRLRDPSESALPGVGDIVERLRPLESCRDLTRSAVNYHIDYLAFTKLRLDLGDEPGTEGGGRTGAKRAGLASFALRFGLVREEHLALLPTRRRPLAQEIRA from the coding sequence ATGGAAACGATCATCGTCCAGCCGCCCGGGCTGGCACGGCCGGAGGCCGTCGGCGCGGGCAGGCCCCAGCTGCTGCACATGGGACCCGGCGACGTGGCCGACTTCGGCCGCGGACTGCCCGGCGGAGGAGTCTCCATCGTCCTGCCCGACCCCGGGATCTCCCGGCGCGCGGGTCGGCTGGAGGCGGCCGAGGACTACTGGCGGCTGTCCAACTTCAGCCGGGACGCGGCGTACGTGGTCGAGAACCTGGAAGGCGCCGGCGAGTACCTCACCGTCGCGCCCGGGCGGCTCGGGGCGCCGGTGCCCTTCGAGTTCTCCCGGGTCGTGCTGCCCGCGCTGAGCGGGACCGCCGAGTTCAAGGTGTTCGCCCCGCAGCACGCCTACCTGGACGAGCGGTCCGCACCCGGCGCCGGCGAGCAGACCGTGCACCCCTACGCGCTCGACGCGACGGCCAAGTACTTCCTGGTGCTGGTGGCGCTGTGCGAGCCGCGGCTGCGCGACCCCTCGGAGAGCGCGCTGCCGGGCGTCGGGGACATCGTGGAGCGGCTGCGTCCGCTGGAGAGCTGCCGTGATCTGACCCGCTCCGCCGTGAACTACCACATCGACTACCTGGCCTTCACGAAACTGCGCCTGGACCTCGGTGACGAGCCCGGAACGGAGGGCGGCGGCCGCACCGGTGCCAAGCGCGCCGGGCTGGCCTCCTTCGCCCTGCGCTTCGGCCTGGTGCGGGAGGAGCATCTCGCCCTGCTGCCGACCCGCAGACGGCCCCTCGCCCAGGAGATCCGCGCGTGA
- a CDS encoding cold-shock protein, translated as MVTATVREWHDEEGWGVLDCPETPGGCWGHYSDIQADGFRTLAPGQRVGLEWEAPGFQQDGYDYRAVSIVP; from the coding sequence ATGGTGACTGCGACCGTGCGCGAGTGGCACGACGAGGAAGGCTGGGGCGTGCTCGACTGCCCCGAGACCCCGGGCGGCTGCTGGGGCCACTACTCCGACATCCAGGCCGACGGCTTCCGTACGCTCGCCCCCGGACAACGGGTCGGCCTCGAATGGGAGGCGCCGGGCTTCCAGCAGGACGGTTACGACTATCGCGCGGTGAGCATCGTGCCGTAG